One Archocentrus centrarchus isolate MPI-CPG fArcCen1 chromosome 14, fArcCen1, whole genome shotgun sequence DNA window includes the following coding sequences:
- the ckma gene encoding creatine kinase, muscle a, with protein MPFGNTHNNFKLNYTVDEEFPDLSKHNNHMAKALTKEIYGKLRDKQTPSGYTLDDVIQTGVDNPGHPFIMTVGCVAGDEESYEVFKDLLDPVISDRHGGYKATDKHKTDLNFENLKGGDDLDPNYVLSSRVRTGRSIKGFTLPPHNSRGERRIIERLSIEALNSLDGEFKGKYYPLNAMTDAEQEQLIADHFLFDKPVSPLLTCAGMARDWPDARGIWHNENKTFLVWVNEEDHLRVISMQKGGNMREVFRRFCVGLQKIEEIFKKHNHGFMWNEHLGYILTCPSNLGTGLRGGVHVKLPKLSTHPKFEEILTRLRLQKRGTGGVDTASVGGVFDISNADRLGSSEVEQVQLVVDGVKLMIEMEKKLEKGEAIDGMIPAQK; from the exons ATGCCTTTCGGAAACACCCACAACAACTTCAAGCTCAACTATACAGTTGACGAGGAGTTCCCAGATCTGTCCAAGCACAACAACCATATGGCCAAGGCTCTGACCAAGGAGATATACGGCAAGCTGAGGGACAAACAGACGCCCAGTGGCTACACTCTGGACGATGTCATCCAGACTGGTGTCGACAACCCTG GTCACCCCTTCATCATGACTGTTGGCTGCGTTGCTGGTGATGAGGAGTCCTATGAGGTCTTCAAGGATCTGCTTGACCCTGTCATCTCCGACCGTCATGGTGGATACAAGGCCACTGACAAGCACAAGACCGACCTCAACTTTGAGAACCTGAAG GGTGGTGACGACCTGGACCCCAACTACGTTCTGTCCAGCCGTGTCCGTACTGGTCGCAGCATCAAGGGATTCACCCTGCCCCCCCACAACAGCCGTGGAGAGCGCAGAATCATTGAGAGGCTTTCCATTGAGG CTCTGAATAGCCTGGATGGTGAGTTCAAGGGAAAGTACTACCCCCTGAACGCCATGACTGATGCTGAGCAGGAGCAGCTGATTGCcgatcacttcctgtttgacaAGCCTGTGTCTCCCCTGCTGACTTGTGCTGGTATGGCCCGTGACTGGCCTGATGCCAGAGGCATCTG GCACAACGAAAACAAGACCTTCTTGGTCTGGGTGAATGAGGAGGATCACCTTCGTGTCATCTCCATGCAGAAGGGCGGAAACATGAGGGAGGTGTTCAGGCGTTTCTGCGTTGGCCTGCAGAAG ATTGAGGAGATCTTCAAGAAGCACAACCATGGCTTCATGTGGAATGAGCATCTCGGCTACATCCTGACCTGCCCCTCCAACCTGGGCACTGGCCTGCGTGGTGGTGTCCATGTCAAGCTGCCCAAACTGAGCACACATCCCAAGTTTGAGGAGATCCTCACCAGGCTGCGTCTGCAGAAACGTGGCACAG GTGGTGTGGACACTGCCTCCGTGGGTGGTGTGTTTGACATCTCCAATGCTGACCGTCTGGGCTCCTCCGAGGTGGAGCAGGTCCAGCTGGTGGTTGACGGTGTCAAACTGATGATTGAAATGGAGAAGAAGCTGGAGAAGGGAGAGGCCATTGACGGCATGATCCCAGCCCAGAAGTAA